The sequence GAGCTATCTGGAAACTGCGGCCAAGATTTTCAGGCGCAAGGGGATCGACGTGGAATTGTGTTCCATCGGCAGGAACGTGGTGGAAATTTTGCGCGCCAAGAAGTGCCAGGTGGTCGTGCTCGATCTGAAGATGCCCGGCATGACCGGTCAGGAGGTGCTGCGGGAAATCAAGGGCAGCCTGCCAAGCGTGCAGGTCATCATTCTCACCGGCCACGCCACTTCGGACGATGCCGCCGTCTGCCTGACCAGCGGGGCCTTTGATTTTCTGATCAAGCCGGTGGAGATGAGCCATCTTTTGGACAGGGTCAACACGGCTTATGAGATGTGGAAACTGTCCCCGGACAGTTGAGGCGCGTGCGTCTTGGTGGCTGGAGCATGTAGCTCGGTGGCGGCAGAGTGGCGTGAGCAAGTCTAGGTATTGCACCACGCACGGCCTAAGCGTGCACTCGTTTCGGTACTGGCCACGCAAGTCGCGATCGTCCATGGACGCTTCCGCCGTGCAGCCATCGGTCGTGCCCGTGCCGTTTACCTTGGCCCCGAAGGCTCCTTCATTTGGACTCGTGGTCGCGGATCGGTATGCACTCGATATTCCGGCGGACCTCGATGAAGCAGCGCCGACCAAGCTCCTGTCCGTGCTGGAGGGGAGATGCTGAGGACGACCGCGACCAAGGTATATTTGGCTCCCGGCACCACGGACATGCGCGCTGGTATCAACCGCCTGAGCGTCACCGTCCAGGGAGAAGTGGCTCAGTTCCACGCTCCTTTCTTTCTAGACGGTTGAGATGATATTCTGGTAAGCTGTTCGCCTACGGTGAAGATTGCCGTTTCCTTTTCGTTGGAGCCCCTTGCAAACATCAGGAGCCGTATTTGCTCACGCGCGGGTTGAAGTTCAAAATCTTCTTTTTTCTTTTCGTTCTGTGCTTGGGCCTCGCCTCCTTTTGCCCGGCTGAGAAAAACTCTTCCTCTCGCGAACGGTCCGGGGCGGTTCCCGCTGTTCTTCCCGGAACACAGCCGAGCAATCCAGGTAAATTAAAAAATATCGCATACTTTGAAGCTGGGCAGTATTGGGAGTTTACGCTTTTGCGTGACGAGGTCACGGCCGCTCTCTCGCGCCTGGGTTTTCTGGAACACGTTTGTTTTCCGAGTTCCCTCCATGTCAGTCCCGGCTGGGAGGTGGACCCGGCCGTGTATCGCGCCGAAGCTAAACGCTTGATGGCCGACCCCTCCGTGGCTCTGATCATCAGTATGGGCACCGTGGCGACCAAGGCCCTGTTGGCCGAAAACAACACCAAGACGCCCATCGTCTCCATCGATGTCGCCGACCCCGTGGGCGCGGGCATCATCGACGCGGAAACGGGAACGGGGGCGCTCAATCTGACCCTCCTGTACACCAAGGACAAATGGCAGAAGGTCTTTGTCCTTTTTCACCAGGCCCTGCCCTTCAACAGGCTTGGCGTCATGTACCACGATTCCCCGGAGGGGCGCTCCTATTCCAATGTGAACGAGGCGCGCGAGGTCGCGCGTGATCGTGGGTTCACGCTTGTGGAATATGCGGGGTTGGACAAGGAGGAGAGCCTCCAGTCCTGTACCGAAGGGGTGCGGGAGTTGATAGCACAGGGAATTGATTCGTTTTACATTTCCGCCTTGAATTGTTTTGACTGGACCCAGGCGAATCCAAAGCCGATATTCGACAGCCTCCATGAGCTCGGAATCCGGACCTTCGCGCGCGACGGCAGCGTGCAGGTGCGCAGGGGGGCGCTCATGGGGCTGTCCACCCTGGACTATGTGCCGCTTGGAAATTTTTACGCGGATCGTATCGCCCGACTTTTGGGGTTGCTTCCAGAGGGCCTGCCGTCGGTCGAGGGTCAGTACCGTCCCAAAATCACGCTCAATTTGGACACCGCGAGCGATTTGAAGCTCGATGTTCCGCTGGTGCTGCTAATCACGGCGGATGAAATTTTTGACTCCAGTCTGGCACCGGTCCGAAATGAAACCAGG is a genomic window of Deltaproteobacteria bacterium containing:
- a CDS encoding response regulator, whose translation is MDDALRVLLVDDEESYLETAAKIFRRKGIDVELCSIGRNVVEILRAKKCQVVVLDLKMPGMTGQEVLREIKGSLPSVQVIILTGHATSDDAAVCLTSGAFDFLIKPVEMSHLLDRVNTAYEMWKLSPDS